The following coding sequences are from one Anguilla rostrata isolate EN2019 chromosome 16, ASM1855537v3, whole genome shotgun sequence window:
- the LOC135241857 gene encoding cadherin-5-like isoform X1, producing MRRSVVKQVMGPAMWTGLWAFALFIGTVTTESTVNRGTPKHNPIQQRHKRDWLWKFLFLEEEKSNPPHYVGKLKSTMASNQTKFVIKGDGANSIFHVSRQGDIYAIKKLDREVKSTYYLTAHLLDIATNKSVEAAEPFNIKIIDLNDNNPVFPPSYNGSVLERSAAGTHVLTVTATDADDPTTANGQVEYKLLNGNDVFEIDESGKITTKIDFLDRETESAYIVVVHAKDMPGMKTGGSATTTVTITVGDINDNMATFKKKIYKFDVKEDEKENFKIGTVETEDKDEQQNKDPVFTIVADSTTEPRFTNVFKIERNPRKDGVLTLKQKLDFESRKAYTFDVYVREDNLQKPPDDQGAYANTKAKVIINVLDVDEPPVFSKDAYTFTLREDAKVSTKIGGVLARDPDAAQNNIRYSIDDPKCPVKIDPKTGTMYTDRKLDRELIPLYIFYVTAEEATPKALKSYVNVSLVVLDFNDNAPELTNFQDLFACENDGPGTVIGTIGASDKDDHPQRFSFSLAKPSPNFSLISDGSSTANITVTHGGFGLDDRREYLMEIVLKDSGSPALSSTTTATIRVCSCGRDRKDYYCKPAYAQAGVSTSALIAILLCILTILVIMILIVLRKWYQKDTLDTLGKSSREIHEQLVAYDEEGGGEMDTNGYDVAILTSARNEGRLHLVPALYAAVKRPLADRGHVAAMIEAKKDAADHDRDSSPYDTLHIYGYEGAGSFTSSLSSLEMSSFSDSSLDYDFLSDWGPCFQTLAELYRPDISEK from the exons ATGAGACGATCTGTGGTGAAGCAGGTGATGGGGCCAGCAATGTGGACAGGGTTATGGGCCTTCGCTCTCTTCATCGGCACAGTTACCACAGAAAGCACAGTCAACAGGGGGACACCGAAACACAACCCCATACAGCAAAGACATAAAAGAGACTGGCTGTGGAAATTTCTCTTTTTGGAAGAGGAGAAATCCAACCCTCCACATTATGTAGGAAAG ctAAAATCAACAATGGCCAGTAATCAGACAAAGTTTGTCATAAAAGGAGACGGTGCCAACTCAATTTTTCATGTCTCTAGACAAGGAGACATTTACGCCATAAAAAAGCTGGATCGGGAAGTAAAAAGCACATACTACCTTACAGCTCATCTTCTGGATATCGCCACCAACAAATCAGTGGAAGCTGCAGAaccatttaatattaaaatcattGACCTTAATGACAACAATCCTGTGTTTCCACCAAGCTACAATGGGTCTGTCCTTGAGAGATCTGCTGCAG GAACACATGTGCTGACAGTGACAGCTACTGATGCAGATGATCCAACTACTGCCAATGGACAAGTTGAATATAAATTGCTAAATGGAAATGATGTCTTTGAAATTGATGAAAGTG gaaaaattacaacaaaaattGACTTCCTAGACCGGGAGACGGAAAGTGCATACATAGTTGTGGTTCATGCCAAGGATATGCCAGGCATGAAAACTGGAGGCAGTGCCACCACCACAGTCACTATCACCGTGGGCGACATCAATGATAACATGGCCACCTTTAAGAAAA AGATTTACAAGTTTGATGTCAAAGAAGATGAGAAGGAGAACTTTAAAATTGGCACAGTGGAAACTGAGGACAAAGATGAGCAGCAGAACAAAGATCCAGTATTCACCATAGTGGCGGATTCCACCACAGAGCCCAGATTCACCAATGTATTTAAGATTGAAAGAAACCCACGAAAAGATGGAGTCCTCACTTTAAAACAG AAACTGGATTTTGAAAGCAGGAAGGCATATACTTTTGATGTTTATGTGCGTGAGGACAATCTCCAAAAACCTCCAGATGACCAGGGTGCATATGCTAACACCAAGGCTAAGGTTATTATAAATGTGCTAGATGTGGATGAGCCACCTGTATTCAGCAAAGATGCCTACACCTTCACTCTTCGCGAAGATGCCAAAGTCTCCACTAAGATCGGAGGTGTGTTGGCCAGGGACCCAGATGCAGCCCAGAACAATATACG GTACTCCATAGATGACCCAAAATGTCCAGTAAAGATTGATCCAAAGACTGGTACCATGtacacagacaggaaactgGACCGGGAACTCATCCCCTTATACATATTCTATGTGACTGCTGAGGAGGCTACACCCAAAG CACTGAAATCTTACGTGAACGTAAGCCTTGTGGTTCTTGATTTCAACGACAATGCTCCAGAGCTGACAAACTTCCAAGACCTCTTTGCGTGCGAGAATGATGGACCTGGCACG GTAATAGGAACCATAGGGGCATCTGACAAAGATGATCATCCGCAGAGATTCAGTTTCTCTCTTGCAAAGCCAAGCCCAAACTTCTCACTCATCAGTGATGGCA GTAGTACTGCTAACATCACAGTGACACACGGAGGTTTTGGCCTGGATGACAGGCGGGAGTACTTAATGGAGATTGTGCTGAAGGATAGTGGCTCACCTGCTCTCAGCagcaccaccaccgccaccatcCGAGTGTGCAGCTGCGGCAGAGACAGGAAGGACTATTACTGCAAGCCTGCTTATGCTCAGGCTGGTGTCAGCACAAGTGCCCTCATCGCCATTCTCCTCTGCATCCTCACCATACTGG TGATCATGATACTCATCGTGCTGAGAAAGTGGTACCAGAAGGACACTCTGGACACCCTGGGAAAGAGCTCCAGAGAGATCCACGAGCAGCTAGTGGCTTATGATGAAGAAGGTGGCGGGGAGATGGACACAAATGGCTATGACGTGGCCATCCTGACCTCAGCAAGGAACGAGGGACGCCTGCACCTGGTGCCCGCTTTGTACGCTGCTGTCAAGCGGCCCCTGGCAGACAGGGGCCACGTGGCCGCCATGATTGAGGCGAAGAAGGACGCGGCGGATCACGACAGGGACAGCAGCCCATACGACACCCTGCATATCTACGGGTATGAGGGAGCCGGATCATTCACCAGCAGCCTGAGCTCCCTGGAGATGTCCTCATTCAGTGACTCCAGCCTGGACTACGACTTCCTCAGTGACTGGGGCCCATGTTTCCAGACCCTGGCAGAGTTGTACAGGCCAGATATCTCAGAAAAGTAA
- the LOC135241857 gene encoding cadherin-5-like isoform X2: protein MASNQTKFVIKGDGANSIFHVSRQGDIYAIKKLDREVKSTYYLTAHLLDIATNKSVEAAEPFNIKIIDLNDNNPVFPPSYNGSVLERSAAGTHVLTVTATDADDPTTANGQVEYKLLNGNDVFEIDESGKITTKIDFLDRETESAYIVVVHAKDMPGMKTGGSATTTVTITVGDINDNMATFKKKIYKFDVKEDEKENFKIGTVETEDKDEQQNKDPVFTIVADSTTEPRFTNVFKIERNPRKDGVLTLKQKLDFESRKAYTFDVYVREDNLQKPPDDQGAYANTKAKVIINVLDVDEPPVFSKDAYTFTLREDAKVSTKIGGVLARDPDAAQNNIRYSIDDPKCPVKIDPKTGTMYTDRKLDRELIPLYIFYVTAEEATPKALKSYVNVSLVVLDFNDNAPELTNFQDLFACENDGPGTVIGTIGASDKDDHPQRFSFSLAKPSPNFSLISDGSSTANITVTHGGFGLDDRREYLMEIVLKDSGSPALSSTTTATIRVCSCGRDRKDYYCKPAYAQAGVSTSALIAILLCILTILVIMILIVLRKWYQKDTLDTLGKSSREIHEQLVAYDEEGGGEMDTNGYDVAILTSARNEGRLHLVPALYAAVKRPLADRGHVAAMIEAKKDAADHDRDSSPYDTLHIYGYEGAGSFTSSLSSLEMSSFSDSSLDYDFLSDWGPCFQTLAELYRPDISEK, encoded by the exons ATGGCCAGTAATCAGACAAAGTTTGTCATAAAAGGAGACGGTGCCAACTCAATTTTTCATGTCTCTAGACAAGGAGACATTTACGCCATAAAAAAGCTGGATCGGGAAGTAAAAAGCACATACTACCTTACAGCTCATCTTCTGGATATCGCCACCAACAAATCAGTGGAAGCTGCAGAaccatttaatattaaaatcattGACCTTAATGACAACAATCCTGTGTTTCCACCAAGCTACAATGGGTCTGTCCTTGAGAGATCTGCTGCAG GAACACATGTGCTGACAGTGACAGCTACTGATGCAGATGATCCAACTACTGCCAATGGACAAGTTGAATATAAATTGCTAAATGGAAATGATGTCTTTGAAATTGATGAAAGTG gaaaaattacaacaaaaattGACTTCCTAGACCGGGAGACGGAAAGTGCATACATAGTTGTGGTTCATGCCAAGGATATGCCAGGCATGAAAACTGGAGGCAGTGCCACCACCACAGTCACTATCACCGTGGGCGACATCAATGATAACATGGCCACCTTTAAGAAAA AGATTTACAAGTTTGATGTCAAAGAAGATGAGAAGGAGAACTTTAAAATTGGCACAGTGGAAACTGAGGACAAAGATGAGCAGCAGAACAAAGATCCAGTATTCACCATAGTGGCGGATTCCACCACAGAGCCCAGATTCACCAATGTATTTAAGATTGAAAGAAACCCACGAAAAGATGGAGTCCTCACTTTAAAACAG AAACTGGATTTTGAAAGCAGGAAGGCATATACTTTTGATGTTTATGTGCGTGAGGACAATCTCCAAAAACCTCCAGATGACCAGGGTGCATATGCTAACACCAAGGCTAAGGTTATTATAAATGTGCTAGATGTGGATGAGCCACCTGTATTCAGCAAAGATGCCTACACCTTCACTCTTCGCGAAGATGCCAAAGTCTCCACTAAGATCGGAGGTGTGTTGGCCAGGGACCCAGATGCAGCCCAGAACAATATACG GTACTCCATAGATGACCCAAAATGTCCAGTAAAGATTGATCCAAAGACTGGTACCATGtacacagacaggaaactgGACCGGGAACTCATCCCCTTATACATATTCTATGTGACTGCTGAGGAGGCTACACCCAAAG CACTGAAATCTTACGTGAACGTAAGCCTTGTGGTTCTTGATTTCAACGACAATGCTCCAGAGCTGACAAACTTCCAAGACCTCTTTGCGTGCGAGAATGATGGACCTGGCACG GTAATAGGAACCATAGGGGCATCTGACAAAGATGATCATCCGCAGAGATTCAGTTTCTCTCTTGCAAAGCCAAGCCCAAACTTCTCACTCATCAGTGATGGCA GTAGTACTGCTAACATCACAGTGACACACGGAGGTTTTGGCCTGGATGACAGGCGGGAGTACTTAATGGAGATTGTGCTGAAGGATAGTGGCTCACCTGCTCTCAGCagcaccaccaccgccaccatcCGAGTGTGCAGCTGCGGCAGAGACAGGAAGGACTATTACTGCAAGCCTGCTTATGCTCAGGCTGGTGTCAGCACAAGTGCCCTCATCGCCATTCTCCTCTGCATCCTCACCATACTGG TGATCATGATACTCATCGTGCTGAGAAAGTGGTACCAGAAGGACACTCTGGACACCCTGGGAAAGAGCTCCAGAGAGATCCACGAGCAGCTAGTGGCTTATGATGAAGAAGGTGGCGGGGAGATGGACACAAATGGCTATGACGTGGCCATCCTGACCTCAGCAAGGAACGAGGGACGCCTGCACCTGGTGCCCGCTTTGTACGCTGCTGTCAAGCGGCCCCTGGCAGACAGGGGCCACGTGGCCGCCATGATTGAGGCGAAGAAGGACGCGGCGGATCACGACAGGGACAGCAGCCCATACGACACCCTGCATATCTACGGGTATGAGGGAGCCGGATCATTCACCAGCAGCCTGAGCTCCCTGGAGATGTCCTCATTCAGTGACTCCAGCCTGGACTACGACTTCCTCAGTGACTGGGGCCCATGTTTCCAGACCCTGGCAGAGTTGTACAGGCCAGATATCTCAGAAAAGTAA